The Phyllopteryx taeniolatus isolate TA_2022b chromosome 14, UOR_Ptae_1.2, whole genome shotgun sequence genome has a window encoding:
- the lamc2 gene encoding laminin subunit gamma-2 isoform X1, which produces MKISLAALFFTLGVVTATDTELRCECNGRSGGCVRDALGLRCVDCSGNSRGRRCERCKDGFRQGGATLSCVPCGCHPAGSVSSRCDSRGRCACREGVTGTKCDLCPQGAIGPHGCSPRRSPREDSGSALCFCYGHSSQCSAQSAYSVHNIRSTFEHGPDGWKAATSHGLTPADVHSRWSPKYEDMEVISRSGLPVYLYAPASYLGNKLLSYGQNLSFSLRLDRGIRHPSINDVILEGSGQRVSASLGNLRSVVPCGQKINYTFRLDEQPGSRWRPQLTPFQFQTLLQNLSAIQIRATFGDRGRGYLDNVKMVSARRGDGAPAHWVRTCVCPPGYEGDFCQQCSAGFRRRRAADGAFSPCEPCSCKGGDCDPQTGDCYPADETQTCSDGFYWDSWTRTCVTCPCPRGVPCSLVPGSARPQCHICPPGTTGLRCDECLEGFYGSPGGGAGGWRPCRPCQCNGHIDVRVAGSCDRTSGECLKCVNNTMGRSCDVCLANFYHRSLDQACRPCDCNLRGSESLQCDDGGRCRCRLGFDGPKCQTSRECPACFNTAKVKVDELSFKLQKLQAQNSEMGGGLNTGNNTNIEAVISAAEALVDDLQGDAQQLADLEKRLRDSLTSIGRARLSEEQDVQNMADATGDIKRRQQTYVTKGDQLQNLVEDMKRKLDEAKSGLRSAEFPAGDAPLTSNLLSSLSRAATSLADKHQTKAVAVERSAKEALGDSEKSLALIRNLLNKGNNVKDLIGGVRTAYDGMPARVKGLENRAIRVGGEATDESNKAKGMLEDISRMARDIPPALTGDTDAMAAKLDLLKKAADGSVAGFTALRDDVQRDTVAAQDMLERGRSAIQDTDALTGRVDAAHADTKGALQRINSNTDKLDAALSTLRGFDRQIAANQAQADAAVDRLPVVRATIQRAAENNAETRGLVDAVSADSDAAMASISRLENLIPGLEGAIGSIPPLGNEATKMNDAVKALRTLAGDVGADLDGELSDARKMEADAGQAGDAAATARRNAKQARDAVGRMLQDIAEGMANINQTGTFDLNRLKELEDSVAAAHHNVETGLEPHLRDAAAREVAQRHLLAVLDGDIDAILGDIANLEDILKTIPSGCFNSPPIEKA; this is translated from the exons ATGAAGATTTCACTCGCCGCGCTTTTCTTTACGCTTGGCGTCGTCACGGCGACCGACA CAGAGTTGCGGTGCGAGTGCAACGGTCGCTCGGGCGGGTGCGTGCGCGACGCGCTGGGTCTCCGTTGCGTGGATTGCTCGGGCAACAGCCGAGGTCGGCGCTGCGAACGCTGCAAAGACGGATTCCGCCAAGGAGGGGCGACGCTCAGCTGCGTGCCGTGTGGCTGCCACCCCGCAG GTTCTGTCAGCAGCAGGTGTGACAGCAGGGGGCGCTGTGCCTGCAGAGAGGGAGTCACAGGAACAAAGTGTGACCTCTGCCCCCAAGGAGCAATCGGCCCCCACGGATGCTCACCAAG GCGCAGTCCCAGAGAGGATTCCGGCAGCGCGTTATGTTTCTGTTACGGTCACAGCAGCCAATGTTCCGCCCAGTCGGCGTACAGCGTCCACAACATCCGCAGCACCTTCGAGCACG GTCCCGACGGTTGGAAGGCGGCCACCTCTCACGGCCTCACCCCGGCGGACGTCCACTCCCGCTGGTCCCCCAAGTACGAGGACATGGAGGTGATCTCCAGAAGCGGTCTGCCGGTTTACCTGTACGCGCCAG CTTCTTACCTGGGCAACAAGTTGCTGAGTTACGGTCAGAACTTGTCCTTCTCGCTGCGTCTGGACCGCGGCATTCGACACCCGTCTATCAACGACGTCATTCTGGAAGGTTCCGGTCAACGGGTCTCGGCTTCGCTGGGCAACCTGCGCTCTGTCGTTCCCTGCGGGCAGAAGATCAACTACACCTTCAG ACTGGACGAGCAGCCAGGCAGCAGGTGGCGCCCTCAGCTCACCCCATTCCAGTTCCAGACACTCCTCCAGAACCTGAGCGCCATCCAGATACGAGCCACCTTTGGAGACAGAG GACGCGGTTACCTGGACAACGTCAAAATGGTGTCGGCGAGGCGAGGGGATGGCGCCCCGGCCCACTGGGTGCGGACCTGCGTCTGTCCGCCGGGATACGAGGGCGACTTCTGTCAACAATGCTCAGCGGGTTTCAGACGGCGGAGGGCGGCGGACGGAGCGTTCAGCCCTTGCGAGCCCTGCAGCTGCAAGGGGGGCGACTGCGACCCGCAAACGGGCGACTGCTACCCCGCGGATGAGACGCAAACCTGCTCGGACGGGTTTTACTGGGACTCGTGGACCCGAACCTGCGTGACGTGTCCCTGTCCCAGGGGAGTGCCGTGCTCGCTGGTTCCTGGGTCGGCACGACCGCAGTGTCACATCTGTCCACCTGGAACCACGG GCCTACGCTGCGACGAGTGTCTGGAGGGTTTTTACGGCTCGCCCGGCGGGGGCGCCGGAGGGTGGCGGCCGTGCCGACCCTGCCAGTGTAACGGCCACATTGACGTCAGAGTGGCGGGAAGCTGCGATCGAACCAGCGGCGAATGTCTGAAGTGTGTCAACAACACGATGGGTCGCAGCTGTGATGTATGTTTGGCAAACTTTTATCACCGCAGCCTGGACCAAGCCTGCAGAC CATGCGACTGCAATCTTCGGGGATCCGAGTCACTGCAGTGTGACGATGGCGGTCGCTGTCGCTGCAGACTGGGCTTCGACGGTCCAAAGTGTCAGACATCCCGAGAGTGTCCCGCCTGTTTCAACACAGCCAAAGTCAAG GTGGACGAGTTGTCTTTCAAACTTCAGAAGTTGCAGGCGCAGAACTCTGAGATGGGTGGCGGACTCAATACTGGCAACAACACCAATATAGAGGCCGTGATAAGTGCGGCCGAAGCGCTGGTGGATGACCTGCAGGGCGATGCGCAGCAGCTAGCAG ACCTGGAGAAGCGGCTGCGGGACAGTCTGACATCTATCGGCCGCGCTCGACTGTCCGAGGAACAGGACGTCCAGAACATGGCCGACGCGACCGGTGACATCAAACGACGGCAACAGACCTACGTGACCAAAGGAGATCAGCTCCAGAATTTAGTGGAGGACATGAAACGCAAACTGGACGAGGCCAAGTCAGGTCTCCGGTCAGCT GAGTTTCCGGCAGGCGATGCTCCTCTGACTTCAAACCTTCTCTCCTCGTTGTCGCGGGCCGCGACAAGCTTGGCTGATAA ACATCAGACGAAGGCGGTGGCGGTGGAGCGGAGTGCCAAGGAGGCTCTGGGCGACTCTGAGAAAAGTCTGGCACTGATCCGGAATCTTCTCAACAAAGGGAACAATGTCAAAGATCTGATCGGAGGAGTGCGAACTGC GTATGACGGGATGCCGGCGCGGGTCAAGGGTTTGGAGAACCGGGCGATCCGCGTGGGCGGTGAGGCCACGGACGAGAGCAACAAGGCCAAAGGCATGCTGGAAGACATCAGCAGGATGGCCAGAGACATCCCGCCCGCCCTGACG GGCGACACGGACGCCATGGCCGCCAAGCTGGACCTCCTGAAGAAGGCGGCAGACGGGAGCGTGGCGGGCTTCACGGCACTGCGGGACGACGTACAGCGGGACACGGTTGCcgcccaggacatgctggagcgaGGCAGGAGTGCCATCCAG GACACAGATGCGCTGACAGGCCGAGTGGACGCCGCCCACGCCGACACCAAGGGGGCGCTGCAGCGCATAAACAGCAACACCGACAAGCTGGACGCCGCCCTCAGCACTCTGAGAG GCTTCGACCGGCAGATCGCCGCCAACCAAGCGCAAGCGGACGCCGCCGTCGACCGGCTTCCTGTTGTCCGCGCGACCATTCAGCGAGCCGCCGAGAACAACGCTGAGACGCGGGGCTTGGTGGACGCCGTGTCCGCAGATTCTGACGCGGCCATGGCGTCCATCAGCCGGCTGGAGAACCTGATCCCCGGTCTGGAG GGAGCAATCGGGTCCATACCGCCTCTCGGAAACGAGGCCACCAAAATGAACGACGCTGTCAAGGCACTGCGGACACTGGCGGGCGATGTCGGCGCAGACCTCGACGGCGAGCTCAGCGACGCCAGGAAAATGGAAGCGGATGCGGGGCAG GCTGGAGATGCCGCCGCCACCGCCCGGAGGAACGCCAAACAGGCCAGAGACGCCGTGGGAAGAATGCTGCAAGACATTGCCGAAGGGATGGCCAACATCA ACCAAACGGGTACGTTCGACCTGAACCGCCTCAAGGAGCTGGAGGACTCGGTGGCGGCGGCCCACCACAATGTGGAGACAGGTCTCGAGCCTCACCTCAGGGACGCGGCGGCGCGGGAAGTGGCGCAGCGCCACCTGCTGGCCGTCTTAGATGGGGACATCGACGCCATCTTGGGAGACATCGCCAACCTGGAGGACATCTTGAAGACCATACCCAGCGGGTGCTTCAACAGCCCCCCCATTGAGAAGGCCTGA
- the lamc2 gene encoding laminin subunit gamma-2 isoform X3, which produces MKISLAALFFTLGVVTATDSSVSSRCDSRGRCACREGVTGTKCDLCPQGAIGPHGCSPRRSPREDSGSALCFCYGHSSQCSAQSAYSVHNIRSTFEHGPDGWKAATSHGLTPADVHSRWSPKYEDMEVISRSGLPVYLYAPASYLGNKLLSYGQNLSFSLRLDRGIRHPSINDVILEGSGQRVSASLGNLRSVVPCGQKINYTFRLDEQPGSRWRPQLTPFQFQTLLQNLSAIQIRATFGDRGRGYLDNVKMVSARRGDGAPAHWVRTCVCPPGYEGDFCQQCSAGFRRRRAADGAFSPCEPCSCKGGDCDPQTGDCYPADETQTCSDGFYWDSWTRTCVTCPCPRGVPCSLVPGSARPQCHICPPGTTGLRCDECLEGFYGSPGGGAGGWRPCRPCQCNGHIDVRVAGSCDRTSGECLKCVNNTMGRSCDVCLANFYHRSLDQACRPCDCNLRGSESLQCDDGGRCRCRLGFDGPKCQTSRECPACFNTAKVKVDELSFKLQKLQAQNSEMGGGLNTGNNTNIEAVISAAEALVDDLQGDAQQLADLEKRLRDSLTSIGRARLSEEQDVQNMADATGDIKRRQQTYVTKGDQLQNLVEDMKRKLDEAKSGLRSAEFPAGDAPLTSNLLSSLSRAATSLADKHQTKAVAVERSAKEALGDSEKSLALIRNLLNKGNNVKDLIGGVRTAYDGMPARVKGLENRAIRVGGEATDESNKAKGMLEDISRMARDIPPALTGDTDAMAAKLDLLKKAADGSVAGFTALRDDVQRDTVAAQDMLERGRSAIQDTDALTGRVDAAHADTKGALQRINSNTDKLDAALSTLRGFDRQIAANQAQADAAVDRLPVVRATIQRAAENNAETRGLVDAVSADSDAAMASISRLENLIPGLEGAIGSIPPLGNEATKMNDAVKALRTLAGDVGADLDGELSDARKMEADAGQAGDAAATARRNAKQARDAVGRMLQDIAEGMANINQTGTFDLNRLKELEDSVAAAHHNVETGLEPHLRDAAAREVAQRHLLAVLDGDIDAILGDIANLEDILKTIPSGCFNSPPIEKA; this is translated from the exons ATGAAGATTTCACTCGCCGCGCTTTTCTTTACGCTTGGCGTCGTCACGGCGACCGACA GTTCTGTCAGCAGCAGGTGTGACAGCAGGGGGCGCTGTGCCTGCAGAGAGGGAGTCACAGGAACAAAGTGTGACCTCTGCCCCCAAGGAGCAATCGGCCCCCACGGATGCTCACCAAG GCGCAGTCCCAGAGAGGATTCCGGCAGCGCGTTATGTTTCTGTTACGGTCACAGCAGCCAATGTTCCGCCCAGTCGGCGTACAGCGTCCACAACATCCGCAGCACCTTCGAGCACG GTCCCGACGGTTGGAAGGCGGCCACCTCTCACGGCCTCACCCCGGCGGACGTCCACTCCCGCTGGTCCCCCAAGTACGAGGACATGGAGGTGATCTCCAGAAGCGGTCTGCCGGTTTACCTGTACGCGCCAG CTTCTTACCTGGGCAACAAGTTGCTGAGTTACGGTCAGAACTTGTCCTTCTCGCTGCGTCTGGACCGCGGCATTCGACACCCGTCTATCAACGACGTCATTCTGGAAGGTTCCGGTCAACGGGTCTCGGCTTCGCTGGGCAACCTGCGCTCTGTCGTTCCCTGCGGGCAGAAGATCAACTACACCTTCAG ACTGGACGAGCAGCCAGGCAGCAGGTGGCGCCCTCAGCTCACCCCATTCCAGTTCCAGACACTCCTCCAGAACCTGAGCGCCATCCAGATACGAGCCACCTTTGGAGACAGAG GACGCGGTTACCTGGACAACGTCAAAATGGTGTCGGCGAGGCGAGGGGATGGCGCCCCGGCCCACTGGGTGCGGACCTGCGTCTGTCCGCCGGGATACGAGGGCGACTTCTGTCAACAATGCTCAGCGGGTTTCAGACGGCGGAGGGCGGCGGACGGAGCGTTCAGCCCTTGCGAGCCCTGCAGCTGCAAGGGGGGCGACTGCGACCCGCAAACGGGCGACTGCTACCCCGCGGATGAGACGCAAACCTGCTCGGACGGGTTTTACTGGGACTCGTGGACCCGAACCTGCGTGACGTGTCCCTGTCCCAGGGGAGTGCCGTGCTCGCTGGTTCCTGGGTCGGCACGACCGCAGTGTCACATCTGTCCACCTGGAACCACGG GCCTACGCTGCGACGAGTGTCTGGAGGGTTTTTACGGCTCGCCCGGCGGGGGCGCCGGAGGGTGGCGGCCGTGCCGACCCTGCCAGTGTAACGGCCACATTGACGTCAGAGTGGCGGGAAGCTGCGATCGAACCAGCGGCGAATGTCTGAAGTGTGTCAACAACACGATGGGTCGCAGCTGTGATGTATGTTTGGCAAACTTTTATCACCGCAGCCTGGACCAAGCCTGCAGAC CATGCGACTGCAATCTTCGGGGATCCGAGTCACTGCAGTGTGACGATGGCGGTCGCTGTCGCTGCAGACTGGGCTTCGACGGTCCAAAGTGTCAGACATCCCGAGAGTGTCCCGCCTGTTTCAACACAGCCAAAGTCAAG GTGGACGAGTTGTCTTTCAAACTTCAGAAGTTGCAGGCGCAGAACTCTGAGATGGGTGGCGGACTCAATACTGGCAACAACACCAATATAGAGGCCGTGATAAGTGCGGCCGAAGCGCTGGTGGATGACCTGCAGGGCGATGCGCAGCAGCTAGCAG ACCTGGAGAAGCGGCTGCGGGACAGTCTGACATCTATCGGCCGCGCTCGACTGTCCGAGGAACAGGACGTCCAGAACATGGCCGACGCGACCGGTGACATCAAACGACGGCAACAGACCTACGTGACCAAAGGAGATCAGCTCCAGAATTTAGTGGAGGACATGAAACGCAAACTGGACGAGGCCAAGTCAGGTCTCCGGTCAGCT GAGTTTCCGGCAGGCGATGCTCCTCTGACTTCAAACCTTCTCTCCTCGTTGTCGCGGGCCGCGACAAGCTTGGCTGATAA ACATCAGACGAAGGCGGTGGCGGTGGAGCGGAGTGCCAAGGAGGCTCTGGGCGACTCTGAGAAAAGTCTGGCACTGATCCGGAATCTTCTCAACAAAGGGAACAATGTCAAAGATCTGATCGGAGGAGTGCGAACTGC GTATGACGGGATGCCGGCGCGGGTCAAGGGTTTGGAGAACCGGGCGATCCGCGTGGGCGGTGAGGCCACGGACGAGAGCAACAAGGCCAAAGGCATGCTGGAAGACATCAGCAGGATGGCCAGAGACATCCCGCCCGCCCTGACG GGCGACACGGACGCCATGGCCGCCAAGCTGGACCTCCTGAAGAAGGCGGCAGACGGGAGCGTGGCGGGCTTCACGGCACTGCGGGACGACGTACAGCGGGACACGGTTGCcgcccaggacatgctggagcgaGGCAGGAGTGCCATCCAG GACACAGATGCGCTGACAGGCCGAGTGGACGCCGCCCACGCCGACACCAAGGGGGCGCTGCAGCGCATAAACAGCAACACCGACAAGCTGGACGCCGCCCTCAGCACTCTGAGAG GCTTCGACCGGCAGATCGCCGCCAACCAAGCGCAAGCGGACGCCGCCGTCGACCGGCTTCCTGTTGTCCGCGCGACCATTCAGCGAGCCGCCGAGAACAACGCTGAGACGCGGGGCTTGGTGGACGCCGTGTCCGCAGATTCTGACGCGGCCATGGCGTCCATCAGCCGGCTGGAGAACCTGATCCCCGGTCTGGAG GGAGCAATCGGGTCCATACCGCCTCTCGGAAACGAGGCCACCAAAATGAACGACGCTGTCAAGGCACTGCGGACACTGGCGGGCGATGTCGGCGCAGACCTCGACGGCGAGCTCAGCGACGCCAGGAAAATGGAAGCGGATGCGGGGCAG GCTGGAGATGCCGCCGCCACCGCCCGGAGGAACGCCAAACAGGCCAGAGACGCCGTGGGAAGAATGCTGCAAGACATTGCCGAAGGGATGGCCAACATCA ACCAAACGGGTACGTTCGACCTGAACCGCCTCAAGGAGCTGGAGGACTCGGTGGCGGCGGCCCACCACAATGTGGAGACAGGTCTCGAGCCTCACCTCAGGGACGCGGCGGCGCGGGAAGTGGCGCAGCGCCACCTGCTGGCCGTCTTAGATGGGGACATCGACGCCATCTTGGGAGACATCGCCAACCTGGAGGACATCTTGAAGACCATACCCAGCGGGTGCTTCAACAGCCCCCCCATTGAGAAGGCCTGA
- the nmnat2 gene encoding nicotinamide/nicotinic acid mononucleotide adenylyltransferase 2, producing the protein MPETSKSHVILLSCGSFNPITKGHIHMFEKAREYLHKTGRFIVIGGIISPVHNSYGKPGLVSSRHRLTMCQLAVRSSDWIRVDPWECYQDTWQTTCSILEHHRDLMKRVTGCILSNVNTPLSTPVIGQPQTQAPPIYQNHNNLNHKPTSAKLWGKLSESLGKVCCMRPHMDRFTFIDENANLGPTMTYEEIELRILLLCGSDLLESFCIPGLWKDSDMEVIVGDFGMVVVPRDGADTERIMKQSSVLRNHKDNIVVVEDDGKHPMARVSSTKSRLALQHGDGHVVDYLCQPVIDYILNTQLYINASG; encoded by the exons ATGCCAGAAACGAGCAAAAGTCACGTGATCCTGCTGTCGTGCGGAAGCTTCAATCCCATCACCAAGGGACACATCCATATGTTCG aaaaGGCAAGGGAGTACCTGCACAAAACAGGACGTTTCATCGTGATTGGAGGGATCATTTCGCCGGTGCACAACTCTTATGGGAAACCT GGCCTGGTGTCCAGCAGGCACCGTCTGACCATGTGTCAGCTGGCCGTGCGGTCGTCCGACTGGATCAG GGTGGACCCCTGGGAGTGTTACCAGGACACCTGGCAGACCACTTGCAGCATCCTGGAGCACCACCGAGACCTCATGAAG AGAGTGACGGGCTGCATTTTGTCAAACGTCAACACGCCGTTGTCGACGCCCGTCATTGGTCAGCCGCAGACCCAGGCTCCGCCCATTTATCAGAATCACAACAACTTAAATCACAAGCCCACTTCCG CAAAACTTTGGGGGAAGCTGAGTGAGAGTTTGGGCAAAGTTTGCTGCATGCGTCCTCACATGGACCGCTTCACCTTCATTG ATGAAAATGCCAACTTGGGGCCCACCATGACGTATGAGGAGATCG AGTTGCGCATCTTGCTCCTGTGTGGAAGTGACCTCCTGGAATCTTTCTGCATCCCTGGCCTGTGGAAGGACAGTGAT aTGGAGGTGATCGTGGGCGACTTCGGCATGGTGGTGGTCCCTCGTGACGGCGCCGACACCGAGCGCATCATGAAGCAGTCGTCGGTGCTACGGAATCACAAG GACAACATCGTGGTGGTCGAGGACGACGGCAAACATCCGATGGCGCGGGTCAGCTCCACGAAGAGCAG GCTGGCGCTGCAGCACGGCGACGGCCACGTTGTGGACTACCTGTGCCAGCCCGTCATCGACTACATCCTCAACACGCAACTGTACATCAATGCCTCGGGATAG
- the lamc2 gene encoding laminin subunit gamma-2 isoform X2: protein MKISLAALFFTLGVVTATDKLRCECNGRSGGCVRDALGLRCVDCSGNSRGRRCERCKDGFRQGGATLSCVPCGCHPAGSVSSRCDSRGRCACREGVTGTKCDLCPQGAIGPHGCSPRRSPREDSGSALCFCYGHSSQCSAQSAYSVHNIRSTFEHGPDGWKAATSHGLTPADVHSRWSPKYEDMEVISRSGLPVYLYAPASYLGNKLLSYGQNLSFSLRLDRGIRHPSINDVILEGSGQRVSASLGNLRSVVPCGQKINYTFRLDEQPGSRWRPQLTPFQFQTLLQNLSAIQIRATFGDRGRGYLDNVKMVSARRGDGAPAHWVRTCVCPPGYEGDFCQQCSAGFRRRRAADGAFSPCEPCSCKGGDCDPQTGDCYPADETQTCSDGFYWDSWTRTCVTCPCPRGVPCSLVPGSARPQCHICPPGTTGLRCDECLEGFYGSPGGGAGGWRPCRPCQCNGHIDVRVAGSCDRTSGECLKCVNNTMGRSCDVCLANFYHRSLDQACRPCDCNLRGSESLQCDDGGRCRCRLGFDGPKCQTSRECPACFNTAKVKVDELSFKLQKLQAQNSEMGGGLNTGNNTNIEAVISAAEALVDDLQGDAQQLADLEKRLRDSLTSIGRARLSEEQDVQNMADATGDIKRRQQTYVTKGDQLQNLVEDMKRKLDEAKSGLRSAEFPAGDAPLTSNLLSSLSRAATSLADKHQTKAVAVERSAKEALGDSEKSLALIRNLLNKGNNVKDLIGGVRTAYDGMPARVKGLENRAIRVGGEATDESNKAKGMLEDISRMARDIPPALTGDTDAMAAKLDLLKKAADGSVAGFTALRDDVQRDTVAAQDMLERGRSAIQDTDALTGRVDAAHADTKGALQRINSNTDKLDAALSTLRGFDRQIAANQAQADAAVDRLPVVRATIQRAAENNAETRGLVDAVSADSDAAMASISRLENLIPGLEGAIGSIPPLGNEATKMNDAVKALRTLAGDVGADLDGELSDARKMEADAGQAGDAAATARRNAKQARDAVGRMLQDIAEGMANINQTGTFDLNRLKELEDSVAAAHHNVETGLEPHLRDAAAREVAQRHLLAVLDGDIDAILGDIANLEDILKTIPSGCFNSPPIEKA from the exons ATGAAGATTTCACTCGCCGCGCTTTTCTTTACGCTTGGCGTCGTCACGGCGACCGACA AGTTGCGGTGCGAGTGCAACGGTCGCTCGGGCGGGTGCGTGCGCGACGCGCTGGGTCTCCGTTGCGTGGATTGCTCGGGCAACAGCCGAGGTCGGCGCTGCGAACGCTGCAAAGACGGATTCCGCCAAGGAGGGGCGACGCTCAGCTGCGTGCCGTGTGGCTGCCACCCCGCAG GTTCTGTCAGCAGCAGGTGTGACAGCAGGGGGCGCTGTGCCTGCAGAGAGGGAGTCACAGGAACAAAGTGTGACCTCTGCCCCCAAGGAGCAATCGGCCCCCACGGATGCTCACCAAG GCGCAGTCCCAGAGAGGATTCCGGCAGCGCGTTATGTTTCTGTTACGGTCACAGCAGCCAATGTTCCGCCCAGTCGGCGTACAGCGTCCACAACATCCGCAGCACCTTCGAGCACG GTCCCGACGGTTGGAAGGCGGCCACCTCTCACGGCCTCACCCCGGCGGACGTCCACTCCCGCTGGTCCCCCAAGTACGAGGACATGGAGGTGATCTCCAGAAGCGGTCTGCCGGTTTACCTGTACGCGCCAG CTTCTTACCTGGGCAACAAGTTGCTGAGTTACGGTCAGAACTTGTCCTTCTCGCTGCGTCTGGACCGCGGCATTCGACACCCGTCTATCAACGACGTCATTCTGGAAGGTTCCGGTCAACGGGTCTCGGCTTCGCTGGGCAACCTGCGCTCTGTCGTTCCCTGCGGGCAGAAGATCAACTACACCTTCAG ACTGGACGAGCAGCCAGGCAGCAGGTGGCGCCCTCAGCTCACCCCATTCCAGTTCCAGACACTCCTCCAGAACCTGAGCGCCATCCAGATACGAGCCACCTTTGGAGACAGAG GACGCGGTTACCTGGACAACGTCAAAATGGTGTCGGCGAGGCGAGGGGATGGCGCCCCGGCCCACTGGGTGCGGACCTGCGTCTGTCCGCCGGGATACGAGGGCGACTTCTGTCAACAATGCTCAGCGGGTTTCAGACGGCGGAGGGCGGCGGACGGAGCGTTCAGCCCTTGCGAGCCCTGCAGCTGCAAGGGGGGCGACTGCGACCCGCAAACGGGCGACTGCTACCCCGCGGATGAGACGCAAACCTGCTCGGACGGGTTTTACTGGGACTCGTGGACCCGAACCTGCGTGACGTGTCCCTGTCCCAGGGGAGTGCCGTGCTCGCTGGTTCCTGGGTCGGCACGACCGCAGTGTCACATCTGTCCACCTGGAACCACGG GCCTACGCTGCGACGAGTGTCTGGAGGGTTTTTACGGCTCGCCCGGCGGGGGCGCCGGAGGGTGGCGGCCGTGCCGACCCTGCCAGTGTAACGGCCACATTGACGTCAGAGTGGCGGGAAGCTGCGATCGAACCAGCGGCGAATGTCTGAAGTGTGTCAACAACACGATGGGTCGCAGCTGTGATGTATGTTTGGCAAACTTTTATCACCGCAGCCTGGACCAAGCCTGCAGAC CATGCGACTGCAATCTTCGGGGATCCGAGTCACTGCAGTGTGACGATGGCGGTCGCTGTCGCTGCAGACTGGGCTTCGACGGTCCAAAGTGTCAGACATCCCGAGAGTGTCCCGCCTGTTTCAACACAGCCAAAGTCAAG GTGGACGAGTTGTCTTTCAAACTTCAGAAGTTGCAGGCGCAGAACTCTGAGATGGGTGGCGGACTCAATACTGGCAACAACACCAATATAGAGGCCGTGATAAGTGCGGCCGAAGCGCTGGTGGATGACCTGCAGGGCGATGCGCAGCAGCTAGCAG ACCTGGAGAAGCGGCTGCGGGACAGTCTGACATCTATCGGCCGCGCTCGACTGTCCGAGGAACAGGACGTCCAGAACATGGCCGACGCGACCGGTGACATCAAACGACGGCAACAGACCTACGTGACCAAAGGAGATCAGCTCCAGAATTTAGTGGAGGACATGAAACGCAAACTGGACGAGGCCAAGTCAGGTCTCCGGTCAGCT GAGTTTCCGGCAGGCGATGCTCCTCTGACTTCAAACCTTCTCTCCTCGTTGTCGCGGGCCGCGACAAGCTTGGCTGATAA ACATCAGACGAAGGCGGTGGCGGTGGAGCGGAGTGCCAAGGAGGCTCTGGGCGACTCTGAGAAAAGTCTGGCACTGATCCGGAATCTTCTCAACAAAGGGAACAATGTCAAAGATCTGATCGGAGGAGTGCGAACTGC GTATGACGGGATGCCGGCGCGGGTCAAGGGTTTGGAGAACCGGGCGATCCGCGTGGGCGGTGAGGCCACGGACGAGAGCAACAAGGCCAAAGGCATGCTGGAAGACATCAGCAGGATGGCCAGAGACATCCCGCCCGCCCTGACG GGCGACACGGACGCCATGGCCGCCAAGCTGGACCTCCTGAAGAAGGCGGCAGACGGGAGCGTGGCGGGCTTCACGGCACTGCGGGACGACGTACAGCGGGACACGGTTGCcgcccaggacatgctggagcgaGGCAGGAGTGCCATCCAG GACACAGATGCGCTGACAGGCCGAGTGGACGCCGCCCACGCCGACACCAAGGGGGCGCTGCAGCGCATAAACAGCAACACCGACAAGCTGGACGCCGCCCTCAGCACTCTGAGAG GCTTCGACCGGCAGATCGCCGCCAACCAAGCGCAAGCGGACGCCGCCGTCGACCGGCTTCCTGTTGTCCGCGCGACCATTCAGCGAGCCGCCGAGAACAACGCTGAGACGCGGGGCTTGGTGGACGCCGTGTCCGCAGATTCTGACGCGGCCATGGCGTCCATCAGCCGGCTGGAGAACCTGATCCCCGGTCTGGAG GGAGCAATCGGGTCCATACCGCCTCTCGGAAACGAGGCCACCAAAATGAACGACGCTGTCAAGGCACTGCGGACACTGGCGGGCGATGTCGGCGCAGACCTCGACGGCGAGCTCAGCGACGCCAGGAAAATGGAAGCGGATGCGGGGCAG GCTGGAGATGCCGCCGCCACCGCCCGGAGGAACGCCAAACAGGCCAGAGACGCCGTGGGAAGAATGCTGCAAGACATTGCCGAAGGGATGGCCAACATCA ACCAAACGGGTACGTTCGACCTGAACCGCCTCAAGGAGCTGGAGGACTCGGTGGCGGCGGCCCACCACAATGTGGAGACAGGTCTCGAGCCTCACCTCAGGGACGCGGCGGCGCGGGAAGTGGCGCAGCGCCACCTGCTGGCCGTCTTAGATGGGGACATCGACGCCATCTTGGGAGACATCGCCAACCTGGAGGACATCTTGAAGACCATACCCAGCGGGTGCTTCAACAGCCCCCCCATTGAGAAGGCCTGA